A segment of the Thalassoglobus sp. JC818 genome:
CCGTCGGTGACGGTATTTCCGGTGTGGAGGTCTTCCACTTTCGTCACCGCCACGATGTTCCCGGCAATCGCTTCGTTCACCGGTTCCAGCGTATTGCCTTGAACTTCGTTGAGTTGATGAATCTTGATCGACGACTTCGTTCCAACGACATGGACAGAGTCATCTTTGTGAAGCGTTCCAGAATAAATTCGCAGGTAGCTGACCTTCGAGACGTAAGGATCAATCCGCGTTTTCACGACTTGTGCAACCAGCGGTCCGTTGGCATCAGGCACAACTTCGATTTCATTTCCGTTGCTGATGACATGCCTTCGCAGCTGATCCGGTGACGGAGCGTAGTCAGCAATCGCATCCATCAGCTCGGTCACACCAATGTCGCACTTGACCGCTGTGCAAAAAACCGGGATGAGCGTCCCCGCGACGATCGCTTGCGTGATGGCAGGGGCGAGTTCTTCCGGGCCGAGTTCTTCTCCTTCGAAATACCGATTCATCAACTCTTCGTCTGCTTCGACGACGGCCTCGATGAGTTGCTGATTCAAATTGGCGAGGTCGAAATCTATTCCTTCCGGGATTTGATTCGGTACCTGGACCGTGTTCATCACGCCGGACATTTCAGGACCTGTCCCAATGGGCACAGTCATCAGAACGCAGGCTTGTCCAAACTGCTCGCGAATCGATTCCAACAACTCGGGAAGATGTACATTCTCATCATCACACTTGTTGATGACGATCATGCGGGCCAGCCCACGATTCGCTGCGTGCTGAAACGACTTGCGGGTATTGACTTCAATCCCGTGCGGCGCGTTGATCGCGATGAGAGCTGTTTCCGCCGCCCGGAGCGCTCCAATCACCTGTCCGACGAAATCGGGCATCCCGGGAGCATCGAGCAAATTAATCCGCGTGTTCTTGTGTTCGAAGTGACAGACATGAGACGAGATGGAGTGGTGAAGCTGTTTCTCTTCGTCATCGACGTCGAGGAAACTCGTCCCGTCATTCGGAGAACCGACGCGCGAGTTCACACCCGCCTTGTATAAAATGAGATCGGCCATGGAGGTCTTACCGACTGCTCCATGGCCGACTAGGACCACGTTACGAAGTTCAGCAACGGGGTGTTTGGGCATGGTCTTGGTCTCCTGGTTGGATGATCGCACGTCTATCCAAGGCCAGGATGAATCTGGTGCGACTTCGTCCAGAAGGAATTCACACCTGACCTCTCCGAAACGCGAACACATCATACATCACCGATGCGTTTATTGAACAGCCAGAGTCCCAAAACGGTGCTTT
Coding sequences within it:
- a CDS encoding elongation factor G is translated as MPKHPVAELRNVVLVGHGAVGKTSMADLILYKAGVNSRVGSPNDGTSFLDVDDEEKQLHHSISSHVCHFEHKNTRINLLDAPGMPDFVGQVIGALRAAETALIAINAPHGIEVNTRKSFQHAANRGLARMIVINKCDDENVHLPELLESIREQFGQACVLMTVPIGTGPEMSGVMNTVQVPNQIPEGIDFDLANLNQQLIEAVVEADEELMNRYFEGEELGPEELAPAITQAIVAGTLIPVFCTAVKCDIGVTELMDAIADYAPSPDQLRRHVISNGNEIEVVPDANGPLVAQVVKTRIDPYVSKVSYLRIYSGTLHKDDSVHVVGTKSSIKIHQLNEVQGNTLEPVNEAIAGNIVAVTKVEDLHTGNTVTDGSDEITMPPIAFPKPIVGLAVEPKSRADQARISNALHKIEEEDPTFLVHREEQTHEMVMEGMSELHLQLIERRLHDREKVDIVTHEPRIPYRETVTGEAEGSYRHKKQSGGAGQFAEVHLRISSCPHDINPEEYFTKDRFASMRSFHYDPEWNFCFVDRVTGGSVPNQFIPAVEKGIREQMIAGVISHNQVQDVVVELYFGKDHPVDSNETAFKSAAAHCFKELFQKSRPALLEPIVQLEITVPSDKIGDITSDLNTRRGRMEGMEEVPGGFTMIHAKAPLAHVMTYARSLSSVTGGQGSFTMEFATYELVPPNEQSKVMEQASQELAEAR